One segment of Thermodesulfovibrio sp. 3907-1M DNA contains the following:
- a CDS encoding site-2 protease family protein, whose protein sequence is MKRNLIPLILFIATVFTTLFAGAVQQGINLFKEPLRLWEGYPFSLSIMTILLGHEMGHYFASKAHRTKATLPYFIPAPSIIGTFGAFIKMKSSILTRRALIDIGATGPLVGFVLSLVACIVGLKMSKIVTLTAGEDFFMLGDSILFSLLVKLTLGSVPQGHDVLLHSVAFAGWIGLFVTSMNLLPVGQLDGGHIAYALFGRWHFYISRIMLFIVAVLGIFYWYGWLVWAMLLLFLGLDHPPILVWETELPLTRRITGALSFVIFILTFTPAPFKF, encoded by the coding sequence GTGAAAAGGAATCTCATACCTTTAATTCTTTTTATTGCCACAGTTTTTACAACTCTTTTTGCAGGAGCAGTTCAACAGGGGATAAATTTATTTAAAGAACCACTGAGGCTATGGGAAGGATATCCTTTTTCATTAAGCATAATGACAATCTTACTTGGACATGAGATGGGACATTACTTTGCATCAAAGGCTCACAGAACAAAGGCAACACTGCCATATTTCATTCCTGCACCTTCAATAATCGGCACATTCGGAGCTTTTATAAAGATGAAATCCTCCATTCTTACAAGAAGGGCACTCATAGACATAGGCGCAACAGGTCCGCTGGTTGGCTTTGTTTTATCCCTTGTTGCTTGCATAGTTGGGCTAAAAATGTCAAAGATTGTTACTTTAACGGCAGGAGAAGATTTTTTTATGCTTGGAGACTCAATTCTTTTTTCACTGCTCGTGAAGCTTACACTGGGAAGTGTTCCTCAGGGTCATGATGTTCTTTTACACTCTGTTGCCTTTGCTGGATGGATAGGACTTTTTGTAACTTCCATGAATCTTTTGCCTGTTGGACAGCTTGATGGAGGCCATATTGCCTATGCATTGTTTGGAAGATGGCATTTTTATATCTCACGAATTATGCTATTTATAGTTGCCGTGTTAGGAATTTTTTACTGGTATGGATGGCTTGTATGGGCAATGCTTCTTCTCTTTTTAGGTTTAGATCACCCTCCTATACTGGTCTGGGAAACCGAACTACCATTAACCAGAAGAATAACAGGAGCATTATCTTTTGTAATTTTTATTTTGACATTTACCCCAGCGCCTTTTAAGTTTTAG
- the rimO gene encoding 30S ribosomal protein S12 methylthiotransferase RimO, whose protein sequence is MKNFTVITLGCPKNTVDSRHLINELTAEGFLYVEEFKKADFVFINTCCFINDAKEESIDEILTAAKFKTDRLLIVFGCLSKRYGDELKKEIPEIDALFGVDETGKILNYMKQFKEYSGKKLQEFQYTAEPPTYRYIKIAEGCSRRCSFCIIPEVRGPFRSIEPEKILKEAEKFISSGIKELILVAQDITQYGKDLKGYGLPELLKDLCSISGDFWVRLLYLYPTEIDEAIIQTVAENDKIVKYLDIPMQHSEERILRLMGRRGTRKDYLKKIRQIREAIPGVTLRSTFIVGFPTETEDEFQRLVDFIEELQFDRLGVFKYSREEGTKAYSLKGQIPESVKNRRFDEIMKRQALISLEKNRALVGKNFDALIDYVDADMAMARLYCHAPEIDGVVILENVSNLKAGEKLKLLITEAYEYDLKGVIVS, encoded by the coding sequence ATGAAAAATTTTACAGTAATTACACTGGGATGCCCAAAAAACACTGTTGATTCAAGGCATTTGATAAATGAACTCACAGCAGAGGGATTTTTATATGTGGAGGAGTTCAAAAAAGCAGATTTTGTCTTTATCAACACGTGCTGTTTTATAAATGATGCAAAGGAAGAATCCATTGATGAGATTCTTACAGCAGCAAAGTTTAAAACTGACAGATTGCTCATTGTTTTTGGCTGTCTTTCGAAAAGATATGGAGATGAATTGAAAAAAGAGATACCTGAAATTGATGCCCTTTTTGGTGTTGATGAAACAGGTAAAATATTAAATTACATGAAACAGTTCAAAGAATACTCAGGCAAAAAACTTCAAGAGTTTCAATATACAGCAGAGCCACCAACTTACAGATATATAAAAATAGCTGAAGGATGTAGCAGAAGATGCAGTTTCTGCATAATTCCAGAGGTAAGAGGTCCTTTTAGAAGCATAGAGCCTGAAAAAATACTTAAAGAAGCTGAAAAATTTATTTCCTCAGGAATAAAGGAATTAATTCTCGTTGCTCAGGATATCACCCAGTATGGAAAAGATTTAAAGGGATATGGACTGCCAGAGCTTCTTAAAGATTTATGCTCCATAAGTGGTGATTTCTGGGTGAGACTTCTTTATCTTTATCCAACTGAGATTGATGAGGCTATTATTCAAACAGTGGCAGAAAATGATAAAATTGTTAAATATCTTGACATACCAATGCAACACAGTGAAGAAAGGATACTGAGGCTCATGGGAAGAAGGGGAACACGGAAGGATTATCTTAAAAAGATAAGGCAAATCAGAGAAGCAATACCGGGAGTAACATTGAGAAGCACCTTTATTGTTGGCTTTCCTACTGAAACAGAAGATGAGTTTCAGAGACTCGTTGATTTTATTGAAGAGCTTCAGTTTGACAGACTTGGAGTTTTTAAATACTCAAGAGAAGAAGGCACAAAAGCTTACAGTCTAAAAGGGCAGATTCCTGAAAGTGTTAAAAATAGAAGATTTGATGAGATAATGAAAAGACAGGCTTTAATATCCCTTGAAAAAAATAGAGCACTCGTTGGCAAAAATTTTGATGCCCTAATAGATTATGTTGATGCTGATATGGCAATGGCAAGACTTTACTGTCATGCACCAGAGATTGATGGCGTGGTAATACTGGAAAATGTATCAAACTTAAAAGCAGGAGAAAAACTAAAACTGCTCATAACTGAAGCCTATGAATATGATCTTAAAGGAGTTATTGTTTCGTGA
- the thiL gene encoding thiamine-phosphate kinase, with amino-acid sequence MKKDELTLVRQIRDRFSFSEGVGIGDDAAVLNFKQPVLLTTDLMIEDVHFDLSYTSFYHLGFKIVSVNVSDIYAMGGDFKAFLFSAGIPETVSEEDFKELFDGIENALKHYRGFLIGGDLSKSEKVVLSGFAVGEASEPVLRKGAEPGDLILITSFLGLSSAGLNLLKSLPDDKRKVIKSIKDFKKYPPIIEIDGINELLQRHLMPVARNPERFKHIAKAMMDISDGLLIDLHRLCEENNVGAEIYLEDIPKHPAVIEVAEYLNIDAMKFILSGGEDYELLVISERNAQEFGLTAVGRIVEEKGIYLVHPDKGKIPVKPEGWQHF; translated from the coding sequence ATGAAAAAAGATGAACTTACACTCGTAAGACAGATAAGGGATAGGTTTTCATTTTCTGAAGGAGTTGGAATTGGTGATGATGCTGCGGTTTTGAATTTTAAACAGCCTGTATTGCTTACAACGGATTTAATGATTGAGGATGTTCATTTTGACCTGAGTTATACTTCCTTTTATCATCTTGGATTTAAAATAGTCTCTGTTAATGTGAGTGACATTTATGCGATGGGTGGAGATTTTAAGGCTTTTTTATTTTCTGCAGGAATTCCAGAAACTGTATCTGAAGAGGATTTTAAAGAGCTATTTGATGGAATAGAGAATGCATTAAAGCATTACAGGGGTTTTTTAATCGGTGGTGATCTCTCAAAGAGTGAAAAGGTTGTTCTTTCAGGCTTTGCAGTGGGAGAGGCTTCAGAGCCTGTCTTAAGAAAAGGTGCTGAGCCAGGGGATCTGATTTTAATCACATCCTTTCTTGGGCTTTCATCGGCAGGTTTAAATCTTTTAAAAAGCCTTCCTGATGATAAAAGGAAAGTTATAAAATCAATTAAAGACTTCAAAAAATATCCTCCCATTATTGAAATTGATGGCATAAATGAGCTTTTACAGAGACATTTAATGCCTGTTGCAAGAAATCCTGAAAGATTCAAACATATTGCAAAGGCAATGATGGACATAAGTGATGGCTTGCTCATTGACTTACACAGACTCTGCGAAGAAAACAATGTAGGAGCTGAGATATATCTTGAAGACATTCCAAAGCATCCAGCTGTAATAGAGGTTGCAGAGTATTTAAATATAGATGCAATGAAGTTCATTTTATCTGGTGGTGAGGACTATGAACTTTTGGTTATCTCTGAGAGAAATGCTCAGGAGTTTGGTTTAACTGCAGTAGGAAGAATAGTTGAAGAAAAAGGCATTTATCTCGTACACCCTGATAAAGGTAAAATCCCCGTAAAACCAGAAGGCTGGCAGCATTTCTGA
- the lon gene encoding endopeptidase La encodes MDEIKKENKEQNSEKQENKEIEIPEQLPILAVRDIVIFPYMIIPLFVGRDISVKAVEHALNTNRLILLLTQKDFNVEIPEPSDLYDIGTVCMIMRMLRLPDGRLKILVQGLSKAKAIEFSQFEGFYLAKIEKIEDIQLREFTLEHEALVRTVKEQLEKAISLGKNIPPDAMVIIENIDEPGRLADLIASNLGLKSSEAQQILEITDPFERLNKIREILNREIQLLTIQQKIKKEARDEIDKTQREYFLREQLKAIQKELGDIDDKAEEINEFRKKIEEAKMPEKVKEEAEKQLKRLERMHPEAAESAVVRTYLEWLTELPWSRSTEDRLDIKAAKEVLDKDHYDLEKVKERILEYLSVRKLKEKMKGPILCFIGPPGVGKTSLGRSIARALGREFVRISLGGVRDEAEIRGHRRTYVGALPGRIIQGIRQAGTNNPVFMLDEIDKLGMDFRGDPSSALLEVLDPEQNNSFVDHYLAVPFDLSNVMFICTGNIADTIPSALRDRMEIIYLSGYTEEEKLQIAKKYLIPKQLEEHGLNSSIFKISDKAVRYIITHYTREAGVRNLEREIANLCRKVAKFIAEGKKKKFYITPQKVSKFLGAPKYLPEEELKKEEVGVATGLAWTEAGGDVIYVEATIMKGKGNLILTGQLGDVMKESAQAALSYVKSKAKELNIDEKLFSTMDLHIHVPAGAIPKDGPSAGITMASAIASVFTGKPLRKDVAMTGEITLRGRVLPIGGLKEKVLAAKRMGIKTVIIPKRNKKDLEELPKYVKEGMKFILAESMDEVLKHVFSKVRPKAKTQKLAAKAK; translated from the coding sequence ATGGATGAAATAAAGAAAGAAAACAAAGAGCAAAACAGTGAAAAGCAGGAAAATAAAGAGATAGAAATTCCTGAACAACTTCCGATTCTGGCTGTAAGAGATATAGTAATTTTCCCATATATGATAATTCCCCTTTTTGTTGGAAGAGATATTTCTGTAAAAGCTGTAGAGCATGCGTTGAATACCAACAGACTTATTCTTTTACTCACTCAGAAAGACTTCAATGTTGAAATCCCGGAACCTTCAGACCTTTATGATATTGGAACAGTGTGCATGATTATGAGAATGCTGAGATTGCCAGATGGAAGACTTAAGATTCTTGTTCAGGGACTTTCAAAGGCAAAGGCAATAGAGTTTTCACAGTTTGAAGGTTTTTATCTTGCAAAAATAGAAAAGATTGAGGATATCCAGCTAAGAGAGTTTACACTGGAACATGAAGCACTGGTAAGAACAGTAAAAGAACAGCTTGAAAAAGCTATCTCACTTGGTAAAAACATACCACCTGATGCAATGGTAATAATTGAAAACATTGATGAACCCGGAAGGCTTGCTGACCTTATTGCTTCAAATTTAGGATTAAAAAGCTCTGAAGCGCAGCAAATACTTGAAATTACCGATCCTTTTGAAAGATTGAATAAGATAAGAGAAATCCTTAACAGAGAGATTCAGTTGCTTACAATTCAGCAAAAAATCAAAAAAGAAGCAAGGGATGAAATAGACAAAACTCAGAGAGAGTATTTTTTAAGAGAACAACTAAAGGCAATTCAGAAAGAGCTTGGAGATATTGATGACAAGGCAGAGGAGATAAATGAATTTAGAAAAAAGATTGAAGAAGCAAAAATGCCTGAAAAAGTTAAAGAAGAGGCTGAAAAACAGCTTAAAAGACTTGAAAGAATGCATCCTGAAGCTGCTGAATCAGCAGTGGTGCGCACATATCTTGAATGGCTTACAGAATTGCCATGGTCTCGTTCAACAGAAGACAGGCTTGATATAAAAGCTGCAAAGGAAGTTCTTGATAAAGACCACTATGATCTTGAAAAGGTCAAAGAAAGAATTCTTGAATATTTAAGCGTAAGAAAACTAAAAGAAAAAATGAAGGGACCAATCCTCTGCTTCATTGGTCCTCCTGGAGTTGGCAAAACTTCTTTAGGCCGTTCCATTGCAAGAGCTCTTGGCAGAGAGTTTGTAAGAATTTCTCTTGGTGGAGTAAGAGATGAGGCGGAAATAAGAGGACATAGAAGAACCTATGTAGGTGCACTTCCTGGTAGAATAATCCAGGGTATAAGGCAGGCAGGAACAAATAATCCTGTTTTTATGCTTGATGAGATAGACAAACTGGGAATGGACTTCAGAGGAGATCCTTCCTCAGCACTTCTGGAAGTCCTTGATCCTGAACAAAATAACAGCTTTGTTGACCACTATCTTGCTGTTCCCTTTGATTTAAGCAATGTTATGTTTATCTGCACAGGCAATATAGCTGATACTATTCCCTCTGCATTAAGAGACAGAATGGAGATAATATATCTTTCAGGATACACTGAGGAAGAAAAACTTCAGATTGCTAAAAAATATCTCATTCCAAAACAGCTTGAAGAACATGGACTTAACTCTTCAATTTTTAAAATCAGCGATAAAGCTGTAAGATACATTATTACTCACTATACAAGAGAAGCCGGAGTAAGAAATCTTGAAAGAGAAATAGCAAATCTTTGTAGAAAAGTGGCTAAATTTATTGCAGAAGGTAAAAAGAAGAAGTTTTACATAACACCTCAGAAGGTATCAAAGTTTCTTGGTGCACCCAAGTATCTTCCTGAGGAGGAACTCAAAAAAGAAGAAGTTGGAGTTGCAACAGGTCTTGCATGGACAGAAGCAGGTGGAGATGTCATTTATGTTGAGGCAACAATTATGAAAGGAAAGGGTAATCTTATTCTTACAGGACAGCTTGGAGATGTGATGAAAGAGTCTGCACAGGCTGCATTGAGCTATGTTAAATCAAAGGCAAAGGAATTAAATATAGATGAAAAGCTTTTCAGCACAATGGATTTACATATACATGTTCCAGCAGGTGCTATCCCAAAGGATGGTCCTTCAGCAGGAATTACAATGGCTTCAGCAATTGCCTCAGTTTTTACCGGAAAACCTTTAAGGAAGGATGTTGCAATGACAGGTGAAATTACCTTAAGGGGTAGGGTTCTTCCAATTGGTGGACTTAAGGAAAAGGTGCTTGCAGCAAAGAGAATGGGTATAAAAACAGTTATCATACCAAAGAGAAACAAAAAAGACCTTGAAGAACTGCCAAAATATGTGAAAGAAGGCATGAAGTTCATTCTTGCTGAATCAATGGATGAAGTTTTAAAACATGTTTTTTCAAAGGTTAGACCAAAGGCTAAAACTCAGAAATTAGCAGCTAAAGCTAAATGA
- the galU gene encoding UTP--glucose-1-phosphate uridylyltransferase GalU, which yields MVKKAVLPVAGLGTRFLPATKASPKEMLPIIDKPLIQYAVEEAIKAGIEEFLFITGKHKRAIEDHFDKAYELEERLKSAGKYELLEKINCFENHNFVFIRQKEPKGLGDAILCAKSFVKDEPFVVILSDDLIDPEYPVLKEMLQIYEEKKAPVIALEEVPVSEISRYGIVSGKEIDGFYVIDDLVEKPEPEDAPSNLAIIGRYILTPKIFKHLESVKPGKSGEIQLTDALKTLLEETEIYGFIIKGKRYDAGEKLGYLKTIVEFALKDPEISSQFIAFLKEKLSTF from the coding sequence ATGGTTAAAAAAGCTGTCCTTCCTGTAGCAGGACTGGGAACGAGATTTCTTCCAGCGACAAAGGCTTCACCAAAAGAAATGCTCCCCATAATAGATAAACCTCTTATTCAATATGCTGTGGAAGAAGCAATAAAAGCAGGAATTGAAGAATTTTTATTCATCACCGGGAAGCACAAAAGAGCTATTGAAGACCACTTTGATAAAGCTTATGAGTTAGAAGAAAGGCTTAAGTCTGCAGGTAAATATGAGCTTCTTGAAAAAATCAACTGTTTTGAAAATCATAATTTTGTCTTTATAAGACAGAAAGAACCCAAGGGTCTTGGAGATGCAATTTTGTGTGCCAAATCATTTGTGAAAGATGAGCCATTTGTTGTAATTCTCAGCGATGATCTGATTGATCCTGAATATCCTGTTTTAAAGGAAATGCTTCAGATTTACGAAGAAAAAAAAGCTCCGGTAATAGCTCTTGAAGAAGTTCCTGTGAGCGAGATTTCAAGATATGGTATAGTTTCAGGTAAAGAAATTGACGGATTTTATGTTATTGATGATCTGGTTGAAAAACCTGAGCCAGAGGATGCTCCTTCCAATCTTGCAATAATTGGCAGATATATTCTTACTCCTAAAATATTCAAACATCTTGAGAGTGTAAAGCCCGGTAAAAGCGGAGAAATCCAGTTAACTGATGCTTTAAAAACACTTTTAGAAGAAACGGAAATATATGGTTTTATAATTAAAGGCAAAAGATATGATGCAGGAGAAAAACTTGGATATTTAAAAACAATAGTGGAGTTTGCTTTAAAAGATCCTGAAATTTCTTCTCAATTTATAGCGTTTCTAAAAGAAAAACTTTCAACTTTTTAG